Proteins from one Arthrobacter sp. DNA4 genomic window:
- a CDS encoding 5-dehydro-4-deoxyglucarate dehydratase, translating into MKFDGVLFFPVTPFTAEGAVDVELLKEHIGSRLPFGPGGVFPACGTGEFHALSIEELRTVVAAAVEVVAGKVPVVAGAGGPLGHALAAARAAEEAGADALLVLPPYLVTGPTDGLVAYIEAVANASSLPVIVYHRGNAKFTAASMAKLAANPKVIGFKDGLGDVGLAQEIVSAVRASGREDFAFFNGLLTAELTQGAYRGLGIPLYSSAAFAMAPEIAKAYYDAYVSGDEDRRNALLEGFYAPLVRLRDQTPGFGVSLIKAGLRLAGLPVGSVRPPLVDPSEEQLVELKAILARGHELAGR; encoded by the coding sequence ATGAAATTCGACGGCGTACTGTTCTTCCCTGTCACCCCGTTCACGGCCGAAGGCGCCGTTGACGTGGAACTGCTCAAGGAACACATCGGCTCCCGGCTGCCCTTCGGCCCCGGCGGCGTGTTCCCCGCCTGCGGAACTGGCGAATTCCATGCCCTCAGCATCGAAGAGCTCCGCACCGTGGTGGCGGCCGCCGTGGAGGTTGTCGCCGGAAAAGTTCCCGTAGTGGCCGGTGCCGGCGGACCCTTGGGCCACGCGCTCGCCGCTGCCCGCGCCGCCGAGGAGGCCGGCGCGGACGCCCTCCTGGTACTCCCGCCGTACCTGGTGACCGGACCCACTGACGGGCTGGTGGCCTACATCGAGGCCGTGGCCAATGCCAGCAGCCTCCCGGTCATCGTCTACCACCGCGGCAACGCCAAATTCACGGCCGCATCCATGGCCAAGCTCGCTGCCAATCCGAAGGTCATCGGCTTCAAGGACGGCCTGGGCGATGTGGGCCTGGCCCAGGAGATCGTCTCCGCGGTAAGGGCCTCCGGTCGGGAAGACTTCGCGTTCTTCAACGGCCTGCTCACCGCCGAGCTGACGCAGGGCGCCTACCGGGGACTGGGCATCCCGCTCTACTCCTCGGCAGCGTTCGCCATGGCCCCGGAAATCGCCAAGGCCTACTACGACGCCTACGTATCCGGGGACGAGGACCGCCGCAACGCCCTGCTCGAGGGCTTTTACGCACCCCTCGTACGCCTCCGCGACCAGACCCCCGGGTTCGGCGTTTCCCTGATCAAGGCCGGCCTGCGCCTGGCCGGACTGCCGGTTGGATCCGTCCGGCCGCCGCTGGTGGATCCCAGCGAGGAGCAACTGGTTGAACTGAAAGCTATCCTCGCCAGGGGCCACGAGCTGGCCGGCCGCTGA
- a CDS encoding NAD(P)-dependent oxidoreductase codes for MRILVTGGSGRLGRSVVAGLAQAGHHVISVDREAVPAELLPSGVVQETADLLAPGEALRLIGASTPDAVIHLAAIAVPFSAPEDVIFATNTRLAFAVISAATELGVPKVVTASSPTVLGYGCPAGWLPPSLPLDERTPPKPWNAYALSKHIAEQTVQMFAAAQGEKIRYAAFRPCFVISPEEWEGAPTQQGHTLAERLADPALSAPALFNYVDARDVADFLDVLLQKMEDIPNGETFFVGAADALATAPLAELMPTFLPGSEALSSGLTGTSPAFSIAKAQELLGWQPRRSWRTELKSTLNDEATALVTAGGGGKETP; via the coding sequence ATGAGGATTTTAGTCACCGGCGGTTCCGGCCGCCTGGGCCGCAGCGTGGTGGCCGGGCTGGCCCAGGCCGGCCATCACGTCATCTCGGTGGACCGCGAGGCCGTGCCCGCGGAACTGCTGCCGTCCGGCGTCGTGCAGGAAACCGCCGACCTGCTTGCCCCGGGTGAGGCGTTGCGGCTGATAGGGGCCTCAACGCCCGACGCCGTCATCCACCTTGCGGCGATCGCCGTACCGTTCAGTGCGCCCGAGGACGTCATCTTCGCCACCAACACCCGGCTAGCCTTCGCCGTCATCAGTGCGGCGACGGAGCTGGGCGTCCCCAAGGTGGTTACCGCCAGCAGCCCCACCGTCCTTGGTTACGGCTGCCCGGCCGGTTGGCTGCCGCCGTCACTCCCGCTGGACGAGCGCACGCCGCCAAAGCCCTGGAACGCGTACGCGCTGTCCAAGCACATTGCCGAACAAACCGTGCAGATGTTCGCCGCCGCCCAGGGGGAGAAGATCCGCTATGCAGCGTTCCGGCCCTGCTTTGTGATCTCGCCGGAAGAATGGGAAGGGGCCCCGACGCAGCAGGGGCACACCCTGGCCGAACGCCTCGCCGACCCCGCCCTCTCCGCGCCGGCCCTGTTCAACTATGTGGATGCGCGGGACGTGGCGGACTTCCTGGACGTGCTGCTGCAGAAGATGGAAGACATTCCCAACGGGGAAACCTTCTTCGTGGGGGCAGCCGACGCGCTCGCAACGGCGCCGCTCGCGGAGCTGATGCCCACCTTCCTCCCGGGAAGTGAGGCGTTGAGCTCCGGCCTGACCGGCACCAGCCCCGCTTTTTCCATAGCCAAGGCCCAGGAACTGCTGGGCTGGCAACCCAGGCGCAGCTGGCGCACCGAACTGAAGTCCACCCTCAACGACGAGGCCACTGCCCTGGTTACCGCCGGCGGCGGAGGCAAGGAGACACCATGA
- a CDS encoding aldehyde dehydrogenase (NADP(+)) yields MTTATLSLSELTAAATEAARTSAAATDAERAGWLKAVADALDANAAELVDIADAETSLGAPRLTGEVARTTGQLRLFARVITEGSYLEAIIDHADPSATPPKPDLRRILKPIGPVAVFSASNFPFAFSVAGGDTASALAVGCSVIVKAHSGHLRLSERTAEIVAGALRGAGAPEGLFALVSGREVGSALVQDPAIKAVGFTGSIPGGRALFDLATSRPDPIPFYGELGSLNPVVITAAALQARSAELAAGLTGSFTLGAGQFCTKPGLVFIPAGTGFAAQVAEAAKDKPAHGMLTSRIAEAYPEGLRSFASVEGVDVVSGSVDQDAVANGAAPVAFCTSAAKVLENPEQLLEECFGPTTILIEYKDREELAAVLAKVPGSLTATLHSEQGEDIKALVEQLSGLAGRVLFEGWPTGVAVNWAQQHGGPYPATTSLFTSVGATAVRRFQRPVAYQDAPESVLHPALREDNPLRIPRRVDGELQLP; encoded by the coding sequence GTGACAACTGCAACCCTTTCCCTGTCCGAGCTCACCGCTGCCGCCACGGAAGCCGCCAGGACCTCCGCCGCGGCGACCGACGCCGAACGCGCCGGCTGGCTGAAGGCGGTAGCGGACGCCCTGGATGCCAACGCCGCCGAGCTGGTGGACATCGCTGACGCCGAGACCAGCCTGGGGGCGCCGCGCCTCACGGGGGAGGTGGCCCGGACCACGGGGCAGCTGCGCCTGTTCGCCCGCGTGATTACCGAGGGCTCCTACCTGGAGGCCATCATCGACCACGCGGATCCGTCAGCCACCCCGCCAAAGCCGGACCTCCGCCGGATCCTCAAGCCCATCGGCCCGGTTGCCGTCTTCTCTGCATCAAACTTCCCGTTCGCCTTCTCCGTGGCCGGCGGAGACACCGCCTCAGCCCTCGCCGTCGGCTGCTCCGTGATCGTCAAGGCGCACTCCGGCCACCTGCGCCTGTCGGAGCGCACCGCTGAAATCGTGGCCGGGGCCCTGCGCGGCGCGGGCGCACCCGAGGGCCTGTTCGCGCTGGTCAGCGGCCGCGAGGTGGGCAGCGCCCTGGTTCAGGACCCTGCCATCAAGGCCGTGGGCTTCACCGGGTCCATTCCCGGCGGCCGTGCCCTGTTCGACCTTGCCACCTCACGCCCGGACCCCATCCCGTTCTACGGCGAGCTGGGCAGCCTGAACCCCGTGGTCATCACGGCGGCGGCACTTCAGGCGCGCTCCGCGGAACTTGCCGCGGGGCTGACCGGCTCCTTCACCCTCGGAGCGGGCCAGTTCTGCACCAAGCCCGGCCTCGTGTTCATACCCGCCGGGACGGGGTTCGCGGCACAAGTGGCGGAGGCCGCCAAGGACAAACCGGCGCACGGCATGCTGACCAGCAGGATCGCGGAAGCCTACCCCGAGGGGCTGCGCAGCTTCGCATCGGTGGAGGGCGTGGACGTGGTCAGCGGCAGCGTGGACCAGGACGCCGTGGCCAACGGCGCCGCTCCGGTGGCCTTTTGCACCAGTGCCGCCAAAGTCCTGGAAAACCCGGAGCAGCTGCTGGAGGAATGCTTCGGACCCACCACCATCCTCATCGAGTACAAGGACCGGGAGGAGCTGGCTGCCGTTCTGGCCAAGGTCCCCGGAAGCCTCACGGCAACGCTCCACAGCGAGCAGGGCGAGGATATAAAGGCCTTGGTGGAGCAGCTCTCCGGGCTGGCCGGACGCGTGCTGTTCGAAGGCTGGCCCACGGGCGTGGCCGTGAACTGGGCCCAGCAGCACGGCGGCCCCTACCCCGCCACCACGTCGCTGTTCACCTCGGTGGGTGCGACGGCGGTCCGCAGGTTCCAGCGCCCCGTGGCCTACCAGGACGCCCCGGAAAGCGTGCTGCACCCGGCACTGCGCGAGGACAACCCGCTGCGCATCCCGCGCCGGGTGGACGGGGAACTGCAGCTTCCTTAG
- a CDS encoding TetR/AcrR family transcriptional regulator, translating to MPSSKPRGQYAKGAERREQIIQTATDVFATEGFEGTALKRVAELVGVREATLFHYFRGKQELLTAVLAERDRRSLAAMDAEEAGLALMVRSAERNRREPGLTTLYAVASATANDPGHDSHAYFKERYAEVVDVLAADIERRQSAGQARSDLPAGDLAKLVVAVSDGLQLQWLYDKNVDVADGLREFIDVLLKPPPA from the coding sequence ATGCCTTCATCAAAGCCGCGCGGCCAGTACGCCAAGGGAGCGGAACGCCGCGAACAGATCATCCAGACGGCCACGGACGTTTTTGCTACTGAAGGTTTTGAAGGAACCGCCCTGAAGCGCGTGGCAGAGCTGGTGGGGGTCAGGGAAGCGACCCTCTTCCACTATTTCCGCGGCAAGCAGGAACTGCTGACGGCGGTCCTGGCCGAGCGGGACCGCCGTAGCCTCGCGGCAATGGATGCCGAGGAGGCGGGGCTGGCGCTGATGGTGCGCTCCGCGGAGCGGAACCGCCGTGAGCCCGGGCTTACCACCCTGTATGCCGTGGCATCAGCCACCGCCAATGACCCCGGGCACGATTCGCATGCCTACTTCAAGGAGCGCTACGCCGAGGTGGTTGACGTGCTGGCGGCAGACATTGAACGCCGCCAGTCTGCCGGGCAGGCGCGCTCGGACCTGCCCGCCGGCGACCTGGCCAAGCTGGTGGTGGCAGTCTCCGACGGCCTGCAGCTGCAGTGGCTCTACGACAAGAATGTGGATGTGGCCGACGGGCTGCGCGAGTTCATCGATGTGCTCCTGAAGCCGCCGCCTGCCTAG
- a CDS encoding mandelate racemase/muconate lactonizing enzyme family protein, protein MSAPAAETVRTVPRITGLTTRLLTVPLRRSWGVEAPENHVIATELYTDDGGTGFGFSWTPTIGPQAVKALLDCDIAPFVTGLPANPETVWDALWKRLHEAGGGGLTTIAMAGVDLALWDVQARSAGTSVTGFIGQRQDSVEVYGSGVNLHYTLEELVAQTERWVAAGHRAVKIKVGKPDLREDAERVAAVRTVLGPDRRLMIDANQRWDLPTTLRALEVLAGYGLDWLEEPLRADDLWAYRRLRKHSPVPIALGENLHTIYRFRDFIEAEAVDIIQPNIIRVGGITPFRRIVELARTHSIKVMPHLLPELSGQLALTLAEPTMVEDVEEASFEQLGLLAGPSPVRFTNSRLATVDRQGLGLRFRDAL, encoded by the coding sequence ATGAGCGCCCCGGCGGCGGAAACCGTCCGCACCGTTCCCCGCATCACCGGGCTGACCACCCGGCTCCTCACCGTTCCGCTGCGCCGCAGCTGGGGCGTCGAGGCGCCGGAAAACCACGTGATCGCCACCGAGCTTTACACGGACGACGGCGGCACGGGCTTTGGCTTCTCCTGGACACCTACCATCGGCCCCCAGGCGGTCAAGGCGCTGCTGGACTGCGACATCGCCCCCTTTGTAACCGGCCTTCCGGCGAATCCGGAGACGGTGTGGGACGCGTTGTGGAAGCGGCTGCACGAGGCCGGCGGGGGCGGTCTCACCACGATCGCCATGGCGGGCGTGGATCTTGCCCTCTGGGATGTGCAGGCCCGCAGTGCCGGCACCTCGGTGACCGGCTTCATCGGCCAGCGGCAGGACTCGGTGGAGGTGTACGGCTCCGGGGTGAACCTGCACTACACCCTGGAGGAGCTCGTGGCGCAGACCGAACGCTGGGTCGCCGCAGGCCACCGCGCCGTGAAAATCAAGGTGGGCAAGCCGGACCTCCGCGAGGACGCAGAACGGGTCGCCGCCGTCCGCACCGTGCTGGGCCCTGACCGCCGGCTCATGATAGATGCGAACCAGAGGTGGGACCTGCCCACCACGCTCCGCGCCCTGGAGGTCCTCGCCGGGTACGGGCTGGACTGGCTGGAGGAACCCCTCCGCGCGGACGACCTCTGGGCCTACCGGAGGCTGCGGAAACACTCGCCGGTGCCCATAGCCTTGGGCGAAAACCTGCACACCATTTACCGGTTCCGCGATTTCATTGAGGCCGAGGCGGTGGACATTATCCAGCCCAACATCATCAGGGTGGGTGGCATCACCCCGTTCCGGCGGATCGTGGAGCTGGCACGGACCCACAGCATCAAGGTCATGCCGCACCTGCTGCCGGAACTGTCCGGGCAGCTGGCCCTGACCCTGGCGGAGCCCACCATGGTGGAGGACGTCGAGGAGGCATCCTTCGAGCAGCTTGGCCTCCTGGCTGGCCCGTCACCGGTCCGGTTCACCAACAGCAGGCTGGCGACGGTGGACCGGCAGGGGCTGGGGCTCCGCTTCCGGGACGCTCTGTAA
- a CDS encoding Xaa-Pro peptidase family protein yields the protein MTQTTTTAAPPKEARRPPGSRTDRTIKRRRVLDILDAAGRDSLLLTSNTALTWYLDGSRVHVSLAVDPIAALLVDRDGDHLVTFNNEAGRIAAEELPAQVNLHTVPWYGNLHQTAAALGSSSRPPLAEADVTAQLRAARQQLLPAESARYSQLSAELAAMMTDVLSAARPETTEFELVSALAARVVAAGAEPLVLLCNGSSRSDFRHPLATHAPLGRRAMAVVCARRDGLVANITRWIRFDAGTPKERDAEARIAAVEADIFDATVPGARLDRIFAEIQAAYARHGFGADQWEQHHQGGPAGYAGRDPRVTSAVTDTVVLDQAFTWNPSGPGVKIEDTVQLTESGLRVLTVDPRWPVSTVNGLERPVTLQL from the coding sequence ATGACGCAAACAACAACCACAGCCGCTCCCCCGAAGGAGGCACGGCGGCCGCCGGGCTCAAGGACGGACCGCACCATCAAGCGCCGCCGCGTCCTGGACATCCTGGACGCGGCCGGGCGGGACTCCCTGCTCCTGACCTCCAACACTGCCCTGACGTGGTACCTGGACGGCAGCCGCGTGCACGTCAGCCTGGCCGTCGACCCCATCGCAGCCCTCCTGGTGGACCGCGACGGCGACCACCTGGTGACGTTCAACAATGAGGCCGGGCGGATCGCGGCCGAAGAGCTTCCAGCCCAGGTCAACCTGCACACCGTGCCCTGGTACGGCAACCTGCACCAGACCGCCGCGGCCCTCGGAAGCAGTTCCCGGCCGCCGCTCGCGGAAGCGGACGTCACAGCGCAACTGCGCGCTGCCCGCCAGCAGCTCCTCCCGGCCGAGAGCGCGCGGTACTCCCAGCTCAGCGCCGAGCTGGCTGCCATGATGACGGACGTTCTTTCCGCAGCGCGCCCGGAGACCACCGAGTTCGAACTCGTCTCGGCGCTGGCCGCCCGCGTGGTGGCGGCCGGCGCGGAGCCGCTGGTACTCCTGTGCAACGGCAGCTCCCGCAGCGATTTCCGGCACCCTTTGGCCACCCACGCCCCGCTGGGCCGTCGTGCCATGGCCGTGGTGTGCGCCCGCCGGGACGGCCTGGTGGCCAACATCACCCGCTGGATCAGGTTCGACGCCGGCACCCCGAAAGAGCGCGACGCCGAGGCCCGTATCGCGGCCGTGGAAGCGGACATCTTCGATGCCACGGTCCCCGGGGCGCGCCTGGACAGAATCTTTGCCGAAATCCAGGCAGCGTACGCCCGGCACGGCTTCGGGGCGGACCAGTGGGAGCAGCATCACCAGGGCGGACCGGCCGGGTACGCGGGGCGTGATCCCAGGGTGACGTCTGCGGTGACCGACACTGTGGTGCTGGACCAGGCCTTCACCTGGAACCCGTCAGGCCCCGGCGTCAAGATCGAAGACACCGTCCAGCTGACAGAGTCCGGCCTCCGCGTCCTGACGGTGGACCCGCGCTGGCCCGTAAGCACCGTCAACGGGCTGGAGCGGCCGGTGACGCTGCAGCTGTAG
- a CDS encoding Gfo/Idh/MocA family protein, translating to MVNTAETTPAAAASEAGSAAGAETATAAGTATRKGGKARIALIGTGGRSEMYIRAIYGKHADTAELVAFSDVNPGRVEFYQKLIQELGAPGPVASFDPAQLTGFVQANNIDRIIVTTPDYTHADYIVEGLRAGADVVVEKPLTIDAESCRRIVQAVHETGRNVVVTFNYRYSPRNSALKEIIQSGVIGKITSIDFSWVLDTVHGADYFRRWHREKKNSGGLLIHKASHHFDLVNWWIDDVPERVFASGGLKFYGDKNAAERGLGPRPERGTPDADAPAGAKDPFALDLREDERLKALFLDNEHYDGYRRDQDVFTGGITIEDNLALVVEYQGGPRLSYSLNAHSPWEGYRVAVNGTEGRAELEVVERAAVLHSTDKKTVVDPSATPVEEEDAVRRNGERLVVQRHWEAAYEVPIINGEGGHGGGDELLLSDLFNGPGEDPLGRPSGYLDGLRSVSVGIAGNRSLETSLPVRVEDLDLGVDLRRGK from the coding sequence ATGGTCAACACAGCCGAGACCACGCCGGCCGCCGCTGCTTCAGAGGCCGGCAGTGCCGCCGGCGCTGAGACCGCTACCGCTGCAGGCACCGCCACCCGGAAAGGCGGGAAAGCCCGGATTGCCCTGATCGGCACCGGCGGCCGTTCCGAGATGTACATCCGTGCCATCTACGGCAAGCACGCTGACACCGCTGAGCTGGTGGCCTTCTCGGACGTGAACCCGGGACGCGTGGAGTTCTACCAGAAGCTCATCCAGGAACTGGGCGCGCCCGGGCCAGTGGCGTCGTTCGATCCCGCCCAGCTCACCGGTTTCGTCCAGGCGAACAACATCGACCGCATCATCGTCACCACGCCGGACTACACGCACGCCGACTACATCGTGGAGGGGCTCCGGGCCGGCGCGGACGTCGTCGTCGAAAAGCCCCTGACCATCGACGCCGAAAGCTGCCGCCGCATCGTCCAGGCCGTCCACGAGACCGGCCGCAACGTGGTGGTCACCTTCAACTACCGCTACTCGCCACGCAACAGCGCGCTCAAGGAAATCATCCAGAGCGGCGTGATCGGCAAGATCACCTCCATCGACTTCAGCTGGGTCCTGGACACCGTGCACGGCGCGGACTACTTCCGCCGCTGGCACCGCGAAAAGAAGAACTCCGGCGGCCTCCTCATCCACAAGGCGTCCCACCACTTCGACCTGGTCAACTGGTGGATCGACGACGTGCCCGAGCGGGTCTTCGCCTCCGGCGGCCTTAAGTTTTACGGCGACAAGAACGCCGCCGAGCGCGGCCTTGGCCCACGCCCGGAACGTGGAACGCCCGACGCCGATGCCCCCGCCGGCGCCAAGGACCCCTTCGCGCTTGACCTGAGGGAGGACGAGCGGCTCAAGGCCCTGTTCCTGGATAACGAACACTACGACGGCTACCGCCGCGACCAGGATGTCTTCACCGGCGGCATCACCATCGAGGACAACCTGGCCCTGGTGGTGGAATACCAGGGCGGACCGCGCCTGAGCTACTCACTGAATGCCCACAGCCCGTGGGAAGGCTACCGGGTGGCGGTCAACGGCACCGAAGGCCGCGCAGAACTTGAAGTGGTGGAACGTGCCGCCGTCCTGCACAGCACGGACAAGAAAACCGTGGTGGACCCGTCCGCAACCCCGGTTGAGGAAGAGGACGCCGTCCGCCGCAACGGCGAGCGCCTGGTGGTCCAGCGCCACTGGGAGGCCGCTTACGAGGTCCCGATCATCAACGGTGAGGGCGGCCATGGCGGCGGTGACGAGCTGCTCCTGTCGGATCTCTTCAACGGACCGGGCGAGGACCCCCTGGGCCGTCCGTCCGGCTACCTGGACGGGCTGCGTTCGGTGTCGGTGGGGATCGCCGGCAACCGCTCGCTTGAAACGTCCCTGCCCGTCCGGGTCGAGGACCTGGACCTCGGCGTCGACCTCCGCCGCGGCAAGTAA
- a CDS encoding MFS transporter: MAIKTITEDSAGLPAGGTSSSTVTTAPAGAPTRTPRAYVIGMPIASAGLWMAVLAPALVVLAIKVSEITTPETRAGALSLVAVVGALIALLANPFFGRLSDRTTSRFGMRKPWIVGGSLIGLASLVLLGSATNVTGVMVAWVIAQLSFNAALAALVATLPDQTAPAERGRLSGLIGMTLPVGLVAAAYFAQLFDNAFQMAVVPGVVGTAVTLAFAFTFKDRVLTEKPAPLNLKEIAGSFYFNPRTYPGLGWAWFTKFLVYVGYCAGLLYLPYFFADHLHVAETAVPGLVFQATLVSSAGTVVTSLAGGWISDRIGKRKAMVIASAIIMMVSLIVIATSSTTDQVLVGQALAGLGLGCFGAVDVALIADLLPGSQSENAKTFGVFNIAQALPQSLVPAIAFPVITLGGYPALFIGGAVVGIIGAVLVTRIKGVK; the protein is encoded by the coding sequence GTGGCCATCAAGACCATCACCGAGGATTCCGCAGGACTGCCTGCCGGCGGAACCTCATCCAGCACCGTTACAACCGCTCCTGCTGGAGCGCCGACCCGCACACCCCGCGCCTACGTCATCGGCATGCCGATCGCCAGCGCCGGGCTTTGGATGGCCGTCCTGGCCCCGGCCCTGGTGGTGCTGGCCATCAAAGTTTCAGAAATCACCACGCCGGAAACGCGTGCAGGTGCGCTCAGCCTGGTGGCCGTCGTCGGAGCCCTCATTGCGCTCCTGGCCAACCCCTTCTTCGGCCGGTTGAGTGACCGCACAACGTCCCGCTTCGGCATGCGCAAGCCATGGATCGTGGGCGGCTCCCTGATCGGCCTGGCATCCCTGGTCCTGCTGGGGTCCGCCACCAACGTCACCGGCGTCATGGTTGCCTGGGTCATCGCGCAGCTCAGCTTCAACGCAGCGCTGGCGGCCCTGGTGGCCACCCTTCCGGACCAGACGGCACCCGCCGAGCGCGGCCGCCTCTCAGGACTGATCGGGATGACCCTGCCGGTGGGCCTGGTCGCCGCCGCGTACTTCGCCCAACTGTTCGACAACGCCTTCCAGATGGCGGTAGTCCCCGGCGTGGTAGGGACCGCCGTGACCCTCGCCTTCGCCTTCACCTTCAAGGACCGCGTGCTGACGGAGAAGCCCGCCCCGCTCAACCTGAAGGAAATTGCCGGTTCCTTCTACTTCAACCCGCGCACCTACCCCGGCCTCGGTTGGGCCTGGTTCACCAAGTTCCTGGTGTACGTCGGCTACTGCGCCGGGCTGCTGTACCTGCCGTACTTTTTCGCCGACCACCTCCACGTTGCAGAAACCGCAGTTCCAGGGCTCGTTTTCCAGGCGACCCTGGTCAGTTCCGCGGGCACCGTGGTCACCAGCCTCGCCGGCGGTTGGATCAGCGACCGGATCGGCAAGCGCAAGGCCATGGTCATCGCCTCCGCCATCATCATGATGGTAAGCCTGATTGTCATCGCCACCAGCAGCACCACGGACCAGGTCCTGGTGGGACAGGCCCTGGCCGGCCTGGGCCTTGGCTGCTTCGGAGCGGTCGATGTGGCCCTCATCGCGGACCTCCTGCCCGGGAGCCAAAGCGAGAACGCCAAGACCTTCGGCGTCTTCAACATCGCCCAGGCCCTGCCCCAGTCCCTGGTACCCGCCATCGCCTTCCCCGTCATCACCCTTGGCGGCTACCCCGCCCTCTTCATCGGCGGAGCCGTCGTCGGCATCATCGGCGCCGTCCTCGTCACCCGCATCAAAGGAGTCAAGTAA
- a CDS encoding LacI family DNA-binding transcriptional regulator — translation MARKSASGRIGIADVAVKAGVSHATVSRVMNGNFTVDPDIAARVRAAAAELKYQPNPVGRSLALGKTDTIGIVVPDLANPTFQAILRGLSRAAAQDGYRVLIADSFEVSSEESILAGEARRRCDGLVLCAPRMTDAELEEIAPSLHPLVLINRTTTAPDVPSLVVDYGQGVQDIAEHLVELGHTRLAFLAGPPRSASNEMRLKGLEKFKAAHPEVDVTMLEGGSDFDTGHGAVDAVLASGATGILAFNDLVAMGLMSGLHERGLDVPGDISVTGFDDIPFARYTTPALTTGAVPITELGEQAWHQLRALIRKEGNDTPGGRYQPRLEVRASTGPAKAPRSTVHG, via the coding sequence ATGGCCAGGAAATCGGCAAGCGGCCGGATCGGCATCGCGGATGTCGCCGTCAAGGCGGGGGTTTCCCATGCCACCGTTTCGCGTGTCATGAACGGCAACTTCACCGTGGACCCGGACATCGCGGCCAGGGTCCGGGCGGCAGCCGCAGAGCTGAAGTACCAGCCCAACCCGGTGGGCCGCAGCCTGGCACTGGGCAAGACGGACACCATCGGCATCGTGGTCCCCGACCTGGCCAACCCCACCTTCCAGGCGATCCTCCGCGGCCTGAGCCGGGCCGCGGCGCAGGACGGCTACCGGGTCCTCATTGCGGACTCATTCGAAGTGTCCAGCGAGGAATCCATCCTGGCGGGTGAAGCGCGGCGGCGCTGCGACGGACTGGTCCTCTGCGCCCCGCGCATGACTGACGCGGAACTCGAAGAGATTGCACCCTCGCTCCACCCGCTGGTGCTGATCAACCGCACCACCACGGCACCGGACGTCCCCAGCCTGGTGGTGGACTACGGCCAGGGCGTCCAGGACATCGCCGAACACCTGGTGGAACTCGGCCACACCCGTCTGGCCTTCCTGGCCGGGCCGCCCCGCAGCGCCTCCAATGAGATGCGGCTCAAAGGCCTGGAGAAATTCAAGGCAGCCCATCCCGAAGTGGACGTCACCATGCTGGAGGGCGGATCGGACTTCGACACCGGGCATGGGGCCGTGGATGCCGTGCTGGCCAGCGGGGCCACCGGAATCCTGGCGTTTAATGACCTGGTGGCCATGGGCCTGATGAGCGGCCTCCATGAGCGGGGCCTGGACGTCCCCGGCGATATTTCGGTGACGGGCTTCGATGACATCCCCTTTGCCAGATATACGACGCCGGCACTGACCACCGGCGCCGTCCCCATCACCGAGCTGGGCGAGCAGGCATGGCACCAGCTCCGGGCGCTGATCCGCAAGGAAGGGAACGACACCCCCGGCGGCCGCTACCAGCCGCGCCTGGAAGTCCGGGCCAGCACGGGCCCGGCAAAGGCGCCGCGCAGCACGGTCCACGGCTGA